A genome region from Gemmatimonadales bacterium includes the following:
- a CDS encoding sigma-70 family RNA polymerase sigma factor: MYKMYHGSLVRLLYRRTGDRDQAEDLAQEVFVRAMESPPQNPKPWLFAVALNLVRDDGRRAIRQERKLELLKGEQDGASAPAADHDIERGEKIEAVRAALAQLSENDREALLLKAEGFNYDEIASALGLSKGAIGTTLARARRRLVEAYRAKGRMKDAAR, from the coding sequence CTGTACAAGATGTATCACGGTTCGCTCGTCCGGCTGCTGTATCGCCGGACGGGCGACCGTGACCAGGCGGAAGACCTGGCGCAGGAAGTGTTCGTGCGGGCGATGGAGTCGCCGCCCCAGAACCCGAAGCCGTGGCTCTTCGCGGTGGCTTTGAACCTGGTGCGCGACGACGGCCGCCGCGCGATACGCCAGGAGCGGAAGCTCGAGCTGCTGAAGGGCGAACAGGATGGCGCCTCGGCCCCGGCCGCGGACCATGACATCGAGCGGGGCGAGAAGATCGAGGCGGTGCGGGCCGCGCTGGCCCAGCTATCGGAGAACGACCGCGAGGCCCTCTTGCTCAAGGCGGAAGGTTTCAACTACGATGAGATCGCGTCGGCCCTCGGCCTCAGCAAGGGCGCGATCGGCACGACGCTGGCGCGCGCGCGCCGCCGGTTGGTGGAGGCGTACCGCGCGAAGGGAAGGATGAAGGATGCCGCACGTTGA
- a CDS encoding zf-HC2 domain-containing protein, translated as MPHVDDGQLNALLDGELAPADAREVEAHLASCPLCGNRLEEAKQFLAESASLLDVLVPPERPADRPEAAVPLAGVSAGLPPATPSASERRVSKTAKEVALDIDGSTQKSPAIRPIFPRDVERVTRVADEPLKPAAPRRQVDWSQLAWAATVVLAMGVTWMLNELKHAGGAPAGTAQVAVSDGASPATASREPAATGSVASGVERLRGAVKPPTARGNKPLPPNRAAEAALDAMPLDRPGPAGAAGAAGAIGGRSNSGDLATRERSDLSGAAGAGTGPATPPAARRQAPAAPAAPSAGAPLARYVSPSPSPGAEAAARSPTRALRPAEAGRSEVAITTFRRVSLDQAARRLSGAIRLIDGRPWDHVEVGPGRLVAGADQERDVVRVFYFDDRGRPLTLDQQRIPAPADTSTETRGAAVEALAMAPGDTLVTTTPAGLTRIRWLDRKFFWLSLAGTMDVDELRLLVNRVR; from the coding sequence ATGCCGCACGTTGACGACGGACAGCTGAACGCGCTCCTGGACGGCGAGCTCGCGCCCGCCGACGCCCGGGAGGTCGAGGCCCACCTGGCCTCCTGCCCTCTCTGCGGGAACCGGTTGGAGGAGGCGAAGCAGTTCCTCGCGGAGTCCGCCAGCCTGCTGGACGTGCTGGTGCCGCCGGAACGGCCCGCCGACCGGCCCGAAGCTGCGGTGCCGCTCGCCGGGGTGTCGGCCGGGCTGCCGCCGGCCACGCCGTCCGCCTCGGAGCGAAGGGTCTCCAAGACGGCAAAGGAAGTGGCGCTGGACATTGATGGGAGCACCCAGAAGAGCCCGGCGATCCGGCCGATCTTCCCGCGCGACGTCGAGCGGGTGACGCGGGTCGCCGACGAGCCCCTCAAACCGGCTGCGCCGCGGCGGCAGGTGGACTGGTCGCAACTCGCGTGGGCGGCGACGGTCGTCCTCGCGATGGGCGTCACCTGGATGTTGAACGAGCTGAAGCACGCCGGCGGCGCGCCGGCCGGCACCGCCCAGGTCGCGGTGAGCGATGGCGCGTCGCCCGCGACGGCCTCGCGCGAGCCGGCGGCTACCGGCTCGGTCGCGAGCGGCGTCGAGCGCTTGCGGGGCGCCGTCAAGCCGCCTACCGCGCGCGGGAACAAGCCCCTGCCGCCAAACCGCGCCGCTGAAGCAGCCCTCGACGCGATGCCGCTCGACCGCCCCGGCCCCGCCGGCGCCGCCGGCGCCGCTGGGGCCATCGGCGGCCGGAGTAACAGCGGCGATCTCGCCACGCGGGAACGCAGCGACCTGTCCGGCGCCGCGGGCGCGGGTACGGGCCCGGCAACTCCGCCCGCGGCCAGGCGGCAGGCGCCGGCCGCTCCTGCCGCTCCCTCCGCAGGAGCGCCCCTGGCACGATACGTCAGCCCCTCGCCGTCCCCCGGCGCGGAAGCCGCAGCGCGATCACCGACCCGCGCGCTGCGCCCGGCCGAAGCCGGGCGTTCCGAGGTGGCGATCACGACATTCAGGCGCGTCAGCCTCGATCAGGCCGCCCGGCGGCTTTCCGGCGCCATCCGCCTCATCGATGGACGCCCGTGGGACCACGTGGAAGTGGGGCCGGGCCGGCTCGTCGCCGGAGCGGACCAGGAGCGCGACGTGGTCCGCGTCTTCTACTTCGACGACCGTGGCCGACCGCTCACGCTCGACCAGCAGCGGATCCCCGCCCCGGCCGATACGAGCACGGAGACGCGCGGCGCGGCAGTGGAGGCGCTCGCCATGGCGCCCGGCGATACACTCGTCACTACGACGCCTGCCGGACTCACGAGGATCAGGTGGCTGGATCGGAAGTTCTTCTGGCTGAGTCTGGCGGGGACGATGGACGTGGATGAGCTCAGACTATTGGTCAATCGCGTGAGGTGA
- a CDS encoding VIT domain-containing protein, translating into MFRRLLLTTALAAGTAGALNAQGWIEIERPIRPGIVSGSVVRISSNVRARIVGRVASIEVEEQFRNTGGGIAEGTYLYPMPGEAVFQNFSLWMGENEVRGEMMNAEQARAVYEEIVRRVRDPALLTLEGHGLIRARVFPIQPGETRRVVLRYTQLLQRSGDALRMRYAVGSRDAGSGRGLLNEPAGLRDNFRFRVTLPNADTYGTPYSPTHGITSRRSGDDLLVTLDSNATGDLELFIPIRRGLVGTSLVAHAPGGEDGFFMLLVSPAQSDDGAVLPRDLTLVVDVSGSMSGDKIEQARAALRQALGTLRPADRFRVISFSNRVTNFRDGFTPATPDNVAAARSFVDQLAADGGTNIAGALESALGATVAEERLPIVVFITDGIPSVGEQAPERIAQAAGGRIGRARIFTVGVGSDVNTYLLDRLANEGRGTAEYVAPDANVEVAMGGLMNKISRPALTNLRIDGAPVELTQTYPSRLPDVFFGEELVIFGRYRGQANGQITVIGQRNGRTERFTTDAAFPASEADNAFIPRLWASRRIGEVTRQIRIEGSTPALVQEVRDLGLRYGILTEYTSYLVQEPVTSIRDISTRPVMPNQAPSAPSLQGGAGQARSQTGGEAFRRARASSSMMGAGSLAAADQAAEARMDELAGPAGARGNVRRVGGKLFVRIGNVWTDATHQDSLRVVEVAPFSEAYFQLVRALPQIAPFLSIGDEVLIAGRRASVKLTATGATTWRPGQLDAVVRAFRGA; encoded by the coding sequence ATGTTCCGACGTCTGCTGCTCACCACCGCGCTGGCCGCAGGTACCGCCGGCGCCCTCAACGCACAGGGCTGGATCGAGATCGAGCGGCCGATCAGGCCGGGGATCGTCTCGGGCTCCGTCGTGCGCATCAGCTCCAACGTTCGCGCGCGCATCGTGGGCCGCGTCGCGAGCATCGAGGTCGAGGAGCAATTCCGTAATACCGGCGGCGGGATAGCCGAAGGTACCTACCTGTACCCGATGCCTGGCGAGGCCGTGTTCCAGAACTTCTCGCTCTGGATGGGTGAGAACGAGGTCCGCGGCGAGATGATGAACGCCGAGCAGGCGCGCGCCGTGTACGAGGAGATCGTCCGGCGGGTGCGCGACCCAGCGCTGCTCACGCTCGAAGGGCACGGGCTCATCCGCGCCCGCGTCTTCCCGATCCAGCCGGGCGAGACGCGCCGCGTCGTGCTCCGCTACACCCAACTCCTCCAGCGCAGCGGCGACGCGCTCCGGATGCGCTACGCCGTGGGCAGCCGGGACGCCGGCTCGGGACGCGGGCTGCTGAACGAGCCCGCCGGCCTCAGGGACAACTTCCGCTTCCGTGTCACGCTGCCCAACGCCGACACGTACGGCACCCCGTATTCGCCTACGCACGGGATCACGTCGCGCCGTTCGGGCGACGACCTGCTCGTCACCCTCGACTCCAACGCCACCGGCGACCTCGAGCTCTTCATCCCGATCCGTCGCGGGCTCGTCGGCACGAGTCTGGTCGCGCACGCCCCGGGCGGAGAGGACGGCTTCTTCATGCTGCTCGTCTCTCCCGCGCAGAGCGACGACGGCGCGGTCCTGCCGCGCGACCTCACGCTGGTCGTGGACGTCTCGGGCTCCATGTCCGGTGACAAGATCGAGCAGGCCCGAGCCGCGCTCCGACAGGCCCTGGGCACGCTTCGCCCGGCGGACCGGTTCCGGGTGATCAGCTTCTCGAACCGCGTCACCAACTTCCGCGACGGCTTCACCCCCGCGACGCCGGACAACGTAGCGGCGGCGCGGTCCTTCGTGGACCAGCTGGCCGCGGACGGCGGCACCAACATCGCCGGCGCGCTCGAATCCGCCCTTGGCGCGACCGTTGCCGAGGAACGGCTGCCGATCGTCGTCTTCATCACCGACGGCATCCCGTCGGTAGGCGAGCAGGCGCCGGAGCGCATCGCGCAGGCGGCGGGCGGCCGCATCGGCCGGGCACGCATCTTCACGGTGGGCGTAGGCAGCGACGTCAACACGTACCTGCTTGACCGCCTGGCGAACGAGGGACGCGGCACCGCCGAGTACGTGGCCCCCGACGCCAACGTCGAAGTGGCGATGGGCGGGCTCATGAACAAGATCTCGCGTCCGGCGCTCACCAACCTGCGCATCGACGGCGCGCCGGTCGAGCTGACGCAGACTTACCCCTCGCGCCTCCCCGACGTCTTCTTCGGCGAGGAGCTGGTGATCTTCGGACGTTACCGTGGCCAGGCCAACGGCCAGATAACGGTGATCGGCCAGCGCAACGGCCGCACCGAACGCTTCACCACCGACGCCGCCTTCCCGGCGAGCGAGGCCGACAACGCGTTCATCCCGCGACTCTGGGCGTCGCGGCGGATCGGCGAGGTGACGCGCCAGATCCGGATCGAGGGCTCCACCCCTGCGCTGGTCCAGGAAGTGCGCGACCTCGGCCTCAGGTACGGCATCCTCACCGAGTACACCTCGTACCTGGTGCAGGAACCGGTCACCTCCATCCGCGATATCTCGACGCGGCCGGTGATGCCCAACCAGGCGCCCTCGGCCCCGTCCCTCCAGGGCGGCGCCGGCCAGGCCCGGTCGCAGACCGGCGGCGAGGCGTTCCGCCGGGCGCGGGCGAGCTCGTCGATGATGGGCGCCGGCTCCCTGGCCGCCGCTGACCAGGCCGCCGAGGCGCGAATGGACGAGCTGGCAGGCCCCGCCGGCGCACGAGGGAACGTGCGGCGCGTGGGTGGCAAGCTGTTCGTGCGGATCGGCAACGTCTGGACGGACGCGACGCACCAGGACAGCTTGAGGGTGGTGGAAGTGGCCCCGTTCAGCGAGGCATACTTCCAGCTGGTGCGCGCGTTGCCGCAGATCGCCCCGTTCCTGAGCATCGGTGACGAGGTCCTGATCGCCGGCCGTCGCGCCAGCGTGAAGCTGACCGCGACCGGAGCCACGACTTGGCGGCCCGGCCAACTGGACGCCGTGGTGAGGGCGTTCCGGGGGGCGTAA
- a CDS encoding FAD-dependent oxidoreductase — MAETQYVIVGGGLAAASAIEGIRELDKEGPITLLTSERELPYHRPPLSKTFLAGKDQVEKVRVHEAAWYPKNKVTVRMGQTAKSVHLGKQGVTLETGDRVPYDRLLVATGCRARKLNAPGADTPGLLYLRTLQDCYALRNAIKPGTKVVAVGGSFIGMEVAATARHLGAEVTVLEIGPTVYPRFSDPTLSAFFQKLLESQGITVRTQTRVSRFRAQDGKLAAVVADDGEQIPADVAVVGVGAEPNTDWLATSGFSIERGAVIVNVRLETAGKNVWAAGDITRFPDPVTKQPRRLEHWDNAFAQGKQAGRNMAGAAEPYTHQSAFFSDLLDITINVLGETDHPDSVQIRGSTDVNAPSLTALYVRGFRLTGAVMVNLNSEDRAADFEKLQKHITAGTVPES; from the coding sequence ATGGCGGAAACGCAGTACGTGATCGTGGGGGGTGGCCTCGCAGCCGCGAGCGCCATCGAAGGCATCCGCGAGCTCGACAAGGAGGGGCCGATCACGCTCCTCACGTCCGAGCGCGAGCTGCCCTATCACCGGCCCCCGCTCTCCAAGACCTTCCTCGCCGGGAAGGACCAGGTGGAGAAAGTCCGCGTCCACGAGGCGGCCTGGTACCCGAAGAACAAGGTGACCGTGCGGATGGGCCAGACGGCCAAGTCCGTCCACCTCGGCAAGCAGGGCGTGACGCTCGAAACGGGCGACCGCGTCCCCTACGACCGGCTATTGGTCGCGACCGGCTGCCGGGCCCGCAAGCTCAACGCGCCCGGCGCGGACACGCCGGGGCTGCTGTACCTGCGCACGTTGCAGGACTGCTACGCTCTGCGTAACGCCATCAAGCCGGGCACCAAGGTCGTGGCGGTCGGCGGCTCGTTCATCGGCATGGAGGTCGCGGCCACCGCGCGCCATCTCGGCGCCGAGGTCACGGTCCTGGAGATCGGGCCGACCGTCTACCCGCGCTTCTCAGACCCCACGCTGTCCGCGTTCTTCCAGAAACTCCTCGAGAGCCAGGGGATCACGGTCCGCACCCAAACCCGCGTCTCCCGGTTCCGGGCGCAGGACGGCAAGCTGGCCGCGGTGGTCGCCGACGACGGCGAGCAGATCCCGGCCGACGTCGCGGTCGTCGGCGTGGGAGCCGAGCCCAACACCGACTGGCTCGCGACCTCCGGCTTCTCCATCGAACGGGGCGCGGTGATCGTGAACGTGCGGCTCGAGACGGCGGGCAAGAACGTATGGGCCGCCGGCGACATCACGCGGTTCCCCGACCCGGTGACGAAGCAGCCGCGACGGCTCGAGCACTGGGACAACGCGTTCGCCCAGGGGAAGCAGGCGGGGCGGAACATGGCAGGCGCGGCCGAGCCGTACACGCACCAGTCGGCGTTCTTCTCCGACCTGCTCGACATCACCATCAACGTGCTGGGCGAGACGGACCACCCGGACAGTGTGCAGATCCGCGGCTCGACCGACGTCAACGCTCCGAGCCTGACGGCACTCTATGTGCGCGGGTTCCGGCTGACGGGTGCCGTGATGGTGAATCTGAATTCGGAGGACAGGGCGGCCGATTTCGAGAAGCTGCAGAAGCACATCACCGCCGGAACGGTGCCGGAGAGTTAG